From Novosphingobium sp. 9, the proteins below share one genomic window:
- a CDS encoding glycoside hydrolase family 43 protein codes for MRRALIASAPVALVLAGLGASLAAGASPPRVSSAKAAPLRLPDMPLHDPWIVADKASGTYYLYTSNIAKMSGDPRLGIMVYTSRDLAHWTRPRVVFALPKDSWANEGAWAPEVHRWKGRWYLFATFYNDAKTLPVTRDGSGVERHPVRRSTLLASADSLSGPFSLRNDGTPLVDPSTMTLDGTLYVDPKGKPWLVYAHEWVQVGDGTIEAMPLSDRLTSAGPSRVLFHASSGPWVKRPDAGQPGVYVTDGPELFQTRTGRLLMLWSSYDPNGYVQGLARSTTGQIEGPWEQLPRWYGRTAATACCSAASTAR; via the coding sequence ATGAGGCGGGCGCTGATCGCGTCGGCCCCGGTCGCGCTGGTATTGGCGGGCCTCGGCGCTTCGCTGGCCGCCGGTGCCTCGCCTCCTCGCGTGTCCAGCGCTAAGGCCGCACCGCTGCGCCTGCCCGACATGCCGCTGCACGATCCGTGGATCGTTGCCGACAAGGCGAGTGGGACGTACTACCTCTACACCAGCAACATCGCGAAGATGAGCGGCGATCCGCGCCTCGGCATCATGGTCTATACCAGTCGCGATCTGGCGCACTGGACCCGCCCGCGCGTGGTTTTTGCGCTGCCGAAGGATAGCTGGGCCAACGAGGGCGCCTGGGCACCCGAAGTGCATCGCTGGAAGGGGCGCTGGTATCTCTTCGCGACGTTCTACAACGATGCCAAGACCTTGCCGGTGACGCGGGATGGCAGCGGCGTGGAGCGGCACCCGGTGCGGCGCTCGACGCTGCTCGCCTCGGCGGACAGCCTCTCTGGCCCGTTCTCGCTGCGAAACGATGGCACACCGCTGGTCGATCCGTCCACGATGACGCTAGACGGCACGCTTTATGTCGATCCCAAGGGCAAGCCATGGCTGGTCTATGCGCACGAGTGGGTGCAGGTGGGCGATGGGACCATCGAGGCGATGCCGCTGAGCGACCGCCTGACCTCTGCCGGGCCTTCGCGCGTGCTGTTCCATGCCTCGTCCGGCCCCTGGGTGAAGCGCCCCGATGCCGGGCAGCCCGGCGTTTATGTCACCGATGGCCCGGAGCTGTTCCAGACCCGCACCGGCAGGCTGCTGATGCTATGGTCGAGCTACGATCCGAACGGCTACGTGCAGGGCCTTGCGCGCTCGACAACCGGGCAGATCGAGGGGCCGTGGGAGCAGCTTCCCCGCTGGTACGGCAGGACAGCGGCCACGGCATGCTGTTCCGCCGCTTCGACGGCACGCTGA
- a CDS encoding voltage-gated chloride channel family protein, whose amino-acid sequence MRASFANLIQSLHAALSLADNGRHVVRAMRWALLLGPMAAAVGSLCAAFLWSLEAVTRLRFEHPWLLYLLPLGGALVAGLYRFWGGRAEGGNNLIVEQIHEPGGGVPLRMAPLVFLGTIVTHLLGGSAGREGTAVQLGGSLAGTLCRWLKLDAPATRLLLMGGVAAGFGAVFGTPLAGAVFALEVLMVGRVEYAALGPCLFAALVGDWICRAWGIEHMPYHILTSVISSGFEMEPLLLAKCVAAGVAFGLAGLLFAEANHVLSGFLKRGIPNSMLRAAIGGLAVIALVFAFGTRDYLGLGVMSATPGGLSISSFFAGPQGQLDWAMKLLFTVVTLSAGYKGGEVTPLFFIGAALGNALGQAMGAPVDLFAGLGFVAVFAGAANTPMACVLMGIELFGAAHAVPITVACFTAYLCSGHNGIYLSQRVAVPKSRRRALAPAVTLREARVREG is encoded by the coding sequence GTGCGTGCTTCGTTTGCCAACCTGATCCAGTCCCTGCATGCCGCGCTGTCGCTGGCCGACAATGGCCGCCATGTCGTGCGCGCCATGCGCTGGGCACTGTTGCTGGGTCCGATGGCGGCAGCGGTGGGCTCCTTGTGCGCCGCCTTCCTGTGGAGCCTCGAAGCTGTAACGCGCCTGCGCTTCGAGCATCCCTGGCTGCTCTATCTGCTGCCGCTGGGCGGTGCGCTGGTTGCCGGGCTCTATCGCTTCTGGGGCGGACGCGCCGAGGGCGGCAACAACCTGATCGTCGAGCAGATCCACGAGCCGGGCGGCGGCGTGCCCCTGCGCATGGCGCCGCTGGTGTTCCTCGGCACGATCGTCACGCACCTGCTGGGCGGCTCGGCGGGGCGCGAGGGGACGGCGGTGCAACTGGGCGGAAGCCTGGCAGGCACGCTGTGCCGCTGGCTGAAGCTCGATGCGCCCGCCACGCGCCTGCTGCTGATGGGCGGGGTCGCTGCCGGGTTCGGCGCAGTGTTCGGCACGCCGCTCGCGGGCGCGGTCTTCGCGCTCGAAGTGCTGATGGTGGGCCGCGTCGAGTATGCCGCGCTCGGCCCCTGCCTGTTCGCCGCACTGGTGGGGGACTGGATCTGCCGCGCTTGGGGCATTGAACACATGCCCTATCATATCCTTACATCAGTTATCTCCAGTGGTTTCGAGATGGAACCGCTACTGCTCGCCAAATGCGTGGCGGCAGGCGTGGCGTTCGGCCTCGCCGGGCTGCTGTTTGCCGAGGCGAACCATGTGCTCAGCGGGTTCCTCAAGCGCGGCATCCCCAATTCGATGCTTCGCGCAGCCATTGGCGGCCTTGCCGTGATCGCGCTCGTCTTCGCTTTCGGGACGCGTGACTATCTGGGCCTTGGCGTCATGAGCGCAACGCCGGGCGGGCTCTCCATCTCCAGCTTCTTCGCAGGCCCGCAGGGACAGCTCGACTGGGCGATGAAGCTGCTGTTCACTGTCGTGACGCTGAGCGCCGGATACAAGGGCGGCGAGGTGACGCCGCTGTTCTTCATCGGCGCCGCGCTCGGCAATGCACTGGGGCAGGCGATGGGCGCGCCGGTGGACCTGTTCGCGGGTCTCGGCTTCGTCGCCGTCTTTGCAGGCGCCGCCAATACGCCAATGGCCTGCGTGCTGATGGGCATCGAACTGTTCGGTGCCGCCCACGCCGTGCCGATCACGGTGGCCTGCTTTACTGCTTACCTGTGTTCGGGCCACAACGGCATCTACCTCTCGCAACGGGTCGCCGTGCCCAAATCCCGCCGCCGCGCGCTGGCGCCTGCCGTCACCTTGCGCGAGGCACGGGTGCGGGAAGGGTGA
- a CDS encoding RES family NAD+ phosphorylase: MTIPEDIPVTPVRWTPCYRIIPSRFPPISLFEAVTDPADLEAVYAIEALTNDRLREEAGDLSQVPPEDRVSGPGSSAIMAAFTHINRQGDRFADGTYGVFYAARSVETAIAETRFHRAAFLAATAEPAQEIDMRVYAVDLAAGLHDIRALEEPQPWLYAKDDYAASQVFARGLRDAGADGIVYRSVRDNTGECAAVFRPRLLTACRQERHLCYVWDGQSIATIYEKRALD, from the coding sequence ATGACCATACCCGAGGACATACCCGTCACGCCGGTCCGCTGGACGCCGTGCTATCGGATCATTCCCAGCCGTTTCCCGCCGATCTCGCTGTTCGAGGCCGTCACCGATCCGGCCGATCTCGAAGCGGTCTATGCCATCGAAGCGTTGACCAACGACCGCCTGCGCGAAGAGGCGGGCGACCTGTCGCAAGTGCCGCCCGAAGATCGCGTCTCCGGCCCCGGCTCGTCCGCGATCATGGCCGCCTTCACCCACATCAACCGGCAGGGCGATCGCTTTGCCGATGGCACCTATGGCGTATTCTATGCGGCCCGCTCAGTGGAGACCGCCATCGCCGAGACGCGCTTTCACCGCGCCGCGTTCCTCGCCGCCACTGCCGAACCCGCGCAGGAGATCGACATGCGCGTCTACGCCGTCGATCTTGCCGCCGGCCTGCACGATATCCGCGCGCTGGAGGAGCCACAGCCTTGGCTCTATGCGAAGGACGACTACGCCGCCTCGCAAGTGTTCGCGCGGGGGCTACGCGATGCAGGGGCCGACGGCATCGTCTATCGCTCGGTCCGCGACAACACCGGCGAATGCGCCGCCGTCTTCCGCCCCCGCTTGCTCACCGCCTGCCGGCAAGAGCGGCACTTGTGCTACGTCTGGGACGGGCAAAGCATCGCCACGATCTATGAAAAACGGGCGCTGGATTAG
- a CDS encoding MbcA/ParS/Xre antitoxin family protein codes for MASHARPHAAAPAPVADAAPAKAFSRKDLTGPALRTFFRIAEAWGLKEAEQMRLLGLDSRSTLQSWKRGAVSALSKDALERISYVMGIYKGLHVLLPQTADDWVRKPNSAAPFGGRSALERMLSGQVADLYVVRQYVDAQRG; via the coding sequence ATGGCCAGTCATGCCCGCCCCCATGCCGCTGCCCCCGCCCCTGTCGCCGATGCCGCTCCGGCAAAGGCGTTTTCGCGCAAGGATCTGACCGGCCCGGCGCTGCGCACCTTCTTCCGGATCGCTGAAGCCTGGGGCCTGAAGGAGGCGGAGCAGATGCGCCTGCTGGGGCTCGACAGTCGCTCGACCCTGCAATCGTGGAAGCGCGGCGCGGTCTCGGCTCTGTCGAAAGATGCGCTGGAGCGGATTTCCTACGTCATGGGCATCTACAAGGGGCTGCACGTCCTGCTGCCGCAGACCGCCGATGACTGGGTGCGCAAGCCCAACAGCGCCGCGCCGTTCGGCGGGCGTTCGGCGCTGGAGCGCATGCTTTCTGGGCAGGTCGCCGACCTTTACGTGGTGCGCCAGTATGTCGATGCGCAGCGGGGCTGA
- a CDS encoding acyl-CoA thioesterase → MTESPSPIVIDRPVRLIDTIFPGETNHHGTLFGGVALAHMDKVAFFAATRHGRAPFVTARSERIDFEAPGRIGDLIEVTGRVVRVGNSSLDVEVEVFAEEPLTAERRRCTRGLFTMVAVKGPDTRLPLPPLVEEPDVEEAPDNLHMVEMVFPQSTNHYNTLFGGEALKMMGKAAFVASTRATRQPMIMAASDRIDFREPIRAGEMVELVTRIQSASDNGAVVMVELWAEELLTGARRHSATARFTMARYG, encoded by the coding sequence ATGACCGAGAGCCCCTCCCCCATCGTCATTGACCGCCCGGTGCGCCTGATCGACACGATCTTTCCCGGCGAGACCAACCACCACGGCACGCTGTTCGGTGGCGTCGCGCTGGCGCATATGGACAAGGTGGCCTTCTTTGCCGCCACCCGGCATGGCCGCGCGCCCTTCGTCACTGCGCGGTCTGAACGGATCGATTTCGAGGCGCCGGGCCGCATCGGCGATCTGATCGAGGTGACGGGCCGCGTCGTGCGTGTGGGCAACAGCTCGCTCGACGTCGAGGTGGAAGTCTTCGCCGAGGAGCCTCTCACTGCCGAGCGTCGCCGCTGCACGCGCGGGCTGTTCACGATGGTCGCCGTCAAAGGCCCCGATACCCGCCTGCCGCTGCCCCCGCTGGTCGAGGAGCCCGATGTCGAGGAAGCGCCCGACAACCTGCACATGGTCGAGATGGTGTTTCCGCAGTCGACCAATCACTACAACACGCTGTTCGGCGGCGAGGCGCTCAAGATGATGGGCAAGGCGGCGTTCGTCGCCTCCACCCGCGCCACGCGTCAGCCGATGATCATGGCCGCGTCCGACCGTATCGACTTTCGCGAACCGATCCGCGCGGGCGAGATGGTCGAGCTTGTCACCCGCATCCAGTCCGCCTCGGACAACGGCGCAGTGGTCATGGTCGAACTGTGGGCCGAGGAACTGCTGACCGGCGCGCGCCGCCATTCGGCCACCGCCCGCTTCACCATGGCGCGCTACGGATGA
- a CDS encoding putative bifunctional diguanylate cyclase/phosphodiesterase has translation MSVLATAFAWLTPAQAGIVRLRQDVCYATAPLDMQVNAVTVSTLRYDCSKVPAHDSYANGWVWLKLRDPQALRAMPQNWQLLLDQTRHSRLTVMTVLDSGETTSETILPGQTGSRWMLGGTMRIAMAHPGHNISALYVGYQRLDDLSLMRKISAASPASALRLNGLWLCLMGMFIGAILSAFAYNLLIYLGQRAAFQRWYLVWCICALGYGLIWTNMAAYVLPDLVGPLAVRMDYLFVSALIACGNMFFLTVIEAGILPRGLIRAGRWLALINFALGALTAIGVAPNALTMDRWLNIVFVASAVCLGAGVVIAIRRRSRVVWFYLIGWTPVLAVFILRVARNFGIALQDDTIDMGTFVALGFECVALSLAIADRFRLLGRERDRAEHERHTAEVERESYRRAAQTDFLTGLGNRAAFHAELRALGETANGAPFTLMLIDVDHLKEANDRLGHDGGDMLLENVARGLISAAGNGALVARTGGDEFAILVPGARACADLVEQALEALQGTALVHNGRAWTLSLSIGRACCPTDGTDGELLVKNADLALYAAKQHGRRRLVGYQPELRAALDQRLSFGQEAAQGIARGEFSLHLQPIIDMASGLITSHEALLRWQHPVHGMMTPATFGEMLDDRTVGVEVQKHVIDLAMAAMRDHPERIGRLCVNLNAAQLDGPHAANRLLARLRENGIAPQRLCVEVTEQVVLDQAMSQTVEALKVLHAAGVHLALDDFGTGYASLIHLKTLPFDVLKIDRSFTFGLFEDDGQSEAIVRAIIGLGKALNKPVVAEGIETEAQRARLSEMGCEYGQGYLFARPMPIAEIMPAACAA, from the coding sequence ATGTCGGTGCTGGCAACGGCGTTCGCGTGGCTTACGCCCGCGCAGGCGGGCATCGTGCGCCTGCGGCAGGACGTGTGCTATGCAACGGCGCCGCTCGATATGCAGGTGAACGCGGTTACCGTGTCCACGCTTCGGTACGACTGTTCCAAGGTGCCAGCGCACGACAGCTACGCCAACGGCTGGGTCTGGCTGAAGCTGCGCGATCCGCAGGCCTTGCGCGCGATGCCGCAAAACTGGCAACTGTTGCTGGATCAGACCCGCCATTCCCGCTTGACCGTCATGACTGTGCTGGATTCGGGCGAAACCACCAGCGAGACGATCCTGCCCGGCCAGACGGGCTCGCGCTGGATGCTGGGTGGCACGATGCGCATCGCCATGGCGCATCCGGGGCACAATATCAGCGCCCTCTACGTCGGTTACCAACGGCTCGACGATCTCTCGCTGATGCGCAAGATTTCCGCCGCCAGCCCGGCCTCCGCCTTGCGGCTGAACGGCTTGTGGCTGTGCCTGATGGGAATGTTCATCGGGGCCATCCTGTCCGCCTTTGCCTACAACCTGCTGATCTATCTCGGGCAACGCGCGGCGTTCCAGCGCTGGTATCTGGTGTGGTGCATATGTGCACTGGGATATGGCCTCATCTGGACCAACATGGCTGCATACGTCCTGCCCGATCTGGTCGGACCGCTAGCCGTGCGCATGGACTACCTGTTCGTCTCCGCCCTGATCGCCTGTGGCAACATGTTCTTCCTGACCGTGATCGAAGCAGGAATCCTGCCGCGCGGATTGATCCGCGCCGGGCGCTGGCTGGCGCTCATCAATTTTGCTTTGGGGGCCCTCACCGCGATCGGGGTAGCCCCGAACGCGCTGACGATGGACCGCTGGCTCAATATCGTCTTCGTGGCGAGTGCTGTGTGTCTTGGCGCAGGCGTGGTCATCGCCATCCGGCGCCGCAGTCGCGTGGTGTGGTTCTATCTGATCGGATGGACCCCGGTGCTGGCGGTGTTCATCCTGCGCGTGGCACGCAATTTTGGCATCGCGCTGCAGGACGACACGATCGACATGGGCACTTTCGTCGCTCTGGGCTTCGAGTGCGTGGCGCTTTCGCTGGCGATCGCCGACCGCTTCCGGCTGCTCGGGCGCGAGCGTGACCGCGCCGAGCATGAGCGGCATACCGCAGAAGTCGAACGCGAATCCTATCGCCGCGCAGCGCAGACCGATTTTCTCACCGGCCTTGGCAATCGGGCTGCCTTTCATGCCGAACTGCGCGCTCTGGGTGAAACCGCTAACGGTGCGCCCTTCACCCTGATGCTGATCGACGTCGATCACCTCAAAGAAGCGAACGACCGGCTTGGCCATGACGGCGGCGACATGCTGCTGGAGAATGTTGCCCGCGGCCTCATCTCTGCTGCCGGAAACGGAGCGCTTGTGGCACGGACCGGTGGCGATGAGTTTGCCATCCTCGTCCCCGGCGCCAGAGCCTGCGCCGATCTGGTCGAGCAGGCGCTCGAAGCCTTGCAGGGCACCGCACTGGTTCACAACGGCAGGGCCTGGACGCTGTCGCTGAGCATCGGTCGCGCCTGCTGCCCGACAGATGGCACCGACGGCGAACTGCTGGTCAAGAACGCCGACCTCGCGCTCTATGCCGCTAAGCAGCACGGGCGTCGCAGACTGGTTGGCTATCAGCCGGAATTGCGCGCCGCACTCGACCAGCGGCTGAGCTTCGGGCAGGAAGCCGCGCAGGGCATCGCGCGCGGCGAGTTCTCGCTGCACCTGCAGCCGATCATCGACATGGCCTCAGGCCTCATCACATCGCATGAGGCGCTGCTGCGCTGGCAGCATCCTGTGCACGGGATGATGACGCCTGCCACCTTCGGCGAGATGCTCGACGATCGCACGGTCGGCGTCGAAGTGCAGAAGCACGTCATCGACCTCGCAATGGCGGCCATGCGCGATCATCCCGAACGGATTGGACGGCTTTGCGTCAATCTCAATGCCGCACAACTCGATGGACCGCATGCGGCCAACCGGCTGCTGGCACGCCTGCGCGAGAACGGCATCGCCCCGCAGCGGCTCTGTGTGGAAGTGACCGAACAGGTCGTGCTGGACCAGGCGATGAGCCAGACCGTGGAGGCGCTCAAGGTGCTTCACGCTGCGGGCGTGCATCTGGCGTTGGACGATTTCGGCACCGGCTATGCCTCGCTGATCCACCTGAAGACGCTGCCCTTCGATGTGCTCAAGATCGACCGTTCGTTCACCTTCGGGCTGTTCGAGGACGATGGCCAGAGCGAGGCGATCGTGCGGGCGATCATTGGCCTCGGCAAGGCGCTGAACAAGCCGGTGGTGGCCGAAGGGATCGAAACCGAGGCCCAGCGCGCCCGCCTTTCCGAAATGGGCTGCGAGTACGGGCAGGGCTATCTCTTTGCCCGGCCCATGCCGATTGCCGAGATCATGCCCGCTGCCTGCGCCGCCTGA
- the pyrC gene encoding dihydroorotase, with the protein MTTTLTIRRPDDWHVHLRDGEMLRAVANHTARQFARAIVMPNLSPPVTTVDAAAAYRDRILAALPQGAAFTPLMTCYLTDSADAAEIARGYETGVFAACKLYPAHATTNSAHGVTDIRALTDVLETMQRIGMPLLIHGEVTDREVDIFDREAVFIERILTPLVRDYPALKIVLEHITTADAVDFVNASGPQIAATVTPQHAIINRNAIFDGGIRPHAYCLPVAKREQHRLAVRKAVVSGSPKFFLGTDSAPHSIDRKESACGCAGIFNAPYALESYAQVFEDEGVLDRLEGFASEHGPRFYGLPLNEGTVTLERVDVAVPEKIVEGGIDLVPFHAGETLRWRMVD; encoded by the coding sequence ATGACCACCACGCTCACGATCCGCCGCCCCGACGACTGGCATGTTCACCTGCGCGACGGCGAAATGCTACGCGCGGTCGCCAACCATACCGCACGCCAGTTCGCCCGTGCGATCGTGATGCCGAACCTCTCACCGCCGGTCACGACAGTGGATGCAGCCGCCGCCTATCGCGACCGTATCCTCGCAGCGCTGCCGCAAGGTGCCGCCTTCACGCCGCTGATGACCTGCTATCTGACGGATAGCGCGGACGCCGCCGAAATCGCGCGCGGTTACGAAACCGGGGTGTTCGCCGCCTGCAAGCTTTACCCGGCGCACGCCACCACCAATTCCGCCCATGGCGTCACCGATATTCGCGCGCTGACGGACGTGCTGGAAACCATGCAGCGCATCGGCATGCCGCTGCTGATCCATGGCGAAGTCACCGATCGCGAAGTCGATATCTTCGACCGCGAGGCCGTGTTCATCGAGCGCATCCTGACGCCGCTTGTGCGTGACTATCCGGCACTGAAGATCGTTCTGGAGCACATCACTACCGCTGATGCCGTGGATTTCGTGAACGCCAGCGGCCCGCAGATCGCCGCCACCGTCACGCCGCAGCACGCGATCATCAACCGCAACGCGATCTTCGACGGCGGCATCCGTCCGCACGCCTACTGCCTGCCGGTCGCCAAGCGCGAGCAGCATCGCCTTGCCGTGCGCAAGGCCGTGGTCTCGGGCTCGCCCAAGTTCTTCCTGGGCACCGACAGCGCCCCGCATTCGATCGACCGCAAGGAATCGGCCTGCGGCTGCGCGGGCATCTTCAATGCCCCTTATGCGCTTGAAAGCTACGCGCAGGTGTTCGAGGACGAAGGTGTGCTGGACCGTCTGGAAGGCTTCGCCTCCGAGCACGGCCCGCGCTTCTACGGGCTGCCGTTGAACGAGGGCACTGTCACGCTGGAACGGGTCGATGTGGCCGTACCGGAAAAGATCGTCGAAGGGGGGATCGATCTTGTGCCGTTCCATGCCGGCGAGACGCTGCGCTGGCGCATGGTCGACTGA
- a CDS encoding TonB-dependent receptor, translated as MTSRKAAILGGTLAGILALPSLAFAQSDEASSATPHGSEIIVTGQGAYGAIPVWSAPKADLGPLGDKDVLDTPASVTTVPESLIVNMQARTVNDTLRYLPSVQIRDQQGLEVSRPQSRGFQSSIAQDTRLDGLNVIGTTAIAAENLGGIQVLNGLSGALYGPQSPAGVFDYQLKRPTAAPMLRVIGSFDQQGLWTGAVDASNHSDVVGVRFNALHGEGESWVDGSHANRTLIALDSDVHIDSRTVLELDGSYYRTQAYGLPGSIVYFNPQSVLLPAAMDATRKGYGQPGAGTDLKTATGLAKLRHDFGNGWKFEIGGLYQNADRGLYGITNTLTDNSGDYTVTKNFTAVSRFNIVSNTASLTGSVTLLGLKNDLSLGTNGFVLGQYNNRNSIAVTLGTSNLSDPAILPEKATPATGGRYKSGRMFVQSIVTADTVHFTDQISLQAVMSTSFLTSSSYNAAGTRTSHDSESGVLSPTVSLLYKPLNNVTLYATYASNVEQGETAPSGTANANEILSPYRDRQVEIGAKYTPLPGFLITATGFRMTRPLAQTDATTNIFAVVGTQRNWGAELFGQGEVTPALSLLGGVTYLDARLVDAIVPGTDDGRVVGVPHWKSDLTADYHPAFAKGFAVTGTLHYESNRAATNIGNSYAPAFATVDLGARYAAHWFGHDEVARLNVINVGDKRYYSSIADGNIVGSPGANTAYLGAPRTVMASIEVDL; from the coding sequence TTGACGTCCCGAAAAGCCGCCATTCTGGGTGGTACGCTGGCAGGAATACTCGCCCTGCCTTCGCTGGCATTCGCGCAGTCGGATGAGGCAAGCTCGGCAACGCCGCACGGTTCGGAAATCATCGTAACCGGGCAGGGCGCCTATGGCGCGATTCCCGTCTGGTCGGCACCGAAGGCCGATCTCGGCCCGCTGGGCGACAAGGACGTGCTCGATACCCCCGCCTCGGTCACGACGGTTCCCGAAAGCCTGATCGTCAACATGCAGGCGCGGACAGTGAACGACACGCTGCGCTATCTCCCTTCGGTGCAGATCCGCGACCAGCAGGGGCTGGAAGTCTCGCGTCCGCAATCGCGCGGGTTCCAGAGCAGCATTGCGCAGGATACCCGGCTCGATGGCCTCAACGTGATCGGCACCACCGCCATCGCAGCGGAAAACCTGGGCGGCATCCAGGTGCTCAACGGTCTTTCCGGCGCGCTCTACGGCCCGCAGTCGCCCGCCGGGGTGTTCGATTACCAGCTCAAGCGCCCCACGGCGGCACCGATGCTGCGCGTGATCGGCAGCTTCGACCAGCAGGGCCTGTGGACCGGTGCCGTCGACGCCTCGAACCATTCCGATGTCGTGGGCGTGCGGTTCAACGCGCTGCACGGTGAGGGCGAGAGTTGGGTGGACGGCAGCCATGCCAACCGCACGCTGATCGCGCTTGACAGCGACGTTCACATCGACAGCCGCACCGTGCTGGAACTCGATGGCAGCTATTACCGCACGCAGGCCTATGGCCTTCCGGGCAGCATCGTCTACTTCAACCCGCAGTCCGTGCTGCTGCCTGCCGCCATGGACGCGACGCGCAAGGGCTATGGTCAGCCGGGTGCGGGGACCGACCTCAAGACCGCGACCGGCCTTGCCAAGCTGCGTCACGACTTCGGCAATGGCTGGAAGTTCGAGATCGGCGGGCTGTATCAGAATGCCGACCGTGGCCTTTACGGCATCACCAACACGCTGACGGATAACAGTGGCGATTATACCGTCACCAAGAACTTCACCGCCGTCTCGCGCTTCAATATTGTCAGCAACACCGCGTCGCTGACCGGCAGCGTGACGCTGCTGGGCCTCAAGAACGACCTGTCGCTGGGCACCAACGGTTTCGTGCTGGGTCAGTACAACAACCGCAACTCGATCGCGGTGACGCTGGGCACCTCGAACCTCTCCGATCCTGCGATCCTGCCCGAGAAGGCGACCCCGGCAACCGGCGGGCGCTACAAGAGCGGCAGGATGTTCGTGCAGTCGATCGTGACGGCGGACACCGTGCATTTCACCGACCAGATCTCACTCCAGGCGGTGATGAGCACCTCGTTCCTGACATCCAGCAGCTATAATGCGGCGGGCACGCGTACCAGCCACGACAGCGAAAGCGGTGTGTTGAGCCCCACCGTCAGCCTGCTCTACAAGCCGCTGAACAATGTAACGCTCTATGCGACATATGCCAGCAACGTCGAGCAAGGCGAGACCGCACCTTCCGGCACCGCGAACGCGAACGAGATCCTCAGCCCCTACCGCGACCGGCAGGTGGAGATCGGCGCGAAATATACACCGCTGCCCGGTTTCCTCATCACCGCGACGGGTTTCCGCATGACCCGTCCGCTGGCGCAGACGGATGCGACCACGAACATCTTCGCGGTCGTCGGCACGCAGCGCAACTGGGGCGCGGAGCTGTTCGGGCAGGGCGAGGTGACGCCTGCACTCAGCCTGCTGGGCGGCGTGACCTATCTCGATGCGCGTCTGGTCGATGCCATCGTGCCGGGCACCGACGACGGCCGCGTGGTGGGTGTGCCGCACTGGAAATCGGACCTGACGGCAGACTATCACCCGGCCTTCGCCAAGGGCTTTGCGGTTACCGGCACGCTGCATTACGAAAGCAACCGCGCAGCGACCAACATCGGCAACAGCTATGCCCCGGCCTTCGCCACGGTGGACCTTGGCGCGCGCTACGCCGCGCACTGGTTCGGGCATGACGAGGTGGCGCGCCTGAACGTCATCAACGTGGGCGACAAGCGCTATTACTCGTCGATCGCGGACGGCAACATCGTCGGCAGTCCGGGCGCGAACACCGCCTACCTCGGCGCACCGCGCACGGTCATGGCCAGCATCGAGGTGGACCTGTAA